The following proteins come from a genomic window of Pseudomonas sp. MAG733B:
- a CDS encoding YajG family lipoprotein produces MLQRLLFGLITVTSLTLVGCAHSPQQLNPEPKLTAQLAPVGHGQPVVVRVVDGRPSPTLGTRGGLYPETSAITVQGAQILPKLQAQAEAAVRLLGFTPTTNAANAPQITVTLAELKYQSPKEGMYVTEATIGATFRSDVQNANRRYSGRYGASLDQRFGMAPNQETNTKLVSDVLSDALTRLFKDPTVGQVLGE; encoded by the coding sequence ATGTTGCAACGCCTGTTGTTCGGTTTGATCACTGTGACCAGCTTGACGCTGGTTGGCTGCGCCCACAGCCCGCAACAACTGAACCCGGAACCCAAGCTGACGGCGCAACTGGCCCCGGTTGGTCACGGACAGCCTGTAGTGGTGCGTGTGGTGGACGGACGTCCGTCGCCAACCCTGGGCACCCGTGGCGGTTTGTACCCGGAAACCAGCGCGATTACCGTGCAAGGCGCGCAGATCCTGCCGAAGTTGCAGGCTCAGGCCGAAGCCGCTGTGCGCCTGCTGGGTTTCACTCCGACCACCAATGCGGCAAACGCACCGCAAATCACCGTGACCCTGGCCGAGCTGAAGTATCAGTCGCCTAAAGAGGGCATGTACGTGACCGAGGCAACCATCGGCGCGACCTTCCGCTCCGATGTGCAGAACGCCAACCGCCGTTACAGCGGCCGTTACGGTGCGTCCCTGGACCAGCGTTTCGGCATGGCGCCGAACCAGGAAACCAACACCAAGCTGGTCAGCGATGTGTTGAGTGATGCGCTGACTCGCCTGTTCAAGGACCCGACTGTAGGTCAGGTGCTGGGCGAATAA
- the mqo gene encoding malate dehydrogenase (quinone) has translation MAHNEAVDVVLVGAGIMSATLAVLLKELDPAIKLEVVELMDSGAAESSNPWNNAGTGHAGLCELNYTPQAADGTVDIKKAVHINTQFEVSKQFWSYLTKKGTFGSCKSFISPVPHLSFVQNDSGVSFLKERFKVLSKHHAFSDMEYTEDKATMAEWMPLMMPGRPADEVVAATRVINGTDVNFGALTNQLLKHLTSAPDAQVKYCKRVTGLKRNNGGWTVSIKDVNSGSTREVDAKFVFLGAGGAALPLLQASGIEESKGFGGFPISGQWLRCDNPEVVKHHQAKVYSQAAVGSPPMSVPHLDTRVVEGKKSLLFGPYAGFTTKFLKHGSFMDLPLSVRASNIGPMLSVAKNNMDLTKYLVSEVMQSMEQRLESLRRFYPEAKAEDWRLEVAGQRVQIIKKDPKKGGILQFGTELVAAKDGSLAALLGASPGASVTVSIMLELIEKCFPNQAKGEWAAKLAEIFPAREKVLETDAALYRKINTQNNVALELVEASSETESYA, from the coding sequence ATGGCGCATAACGAAGCAGTCGACGTAGTACTGGTTGGGGCCGGCATCATGAGCGCCACCCTTGCAGTGCTGCTCAAAGAGCTCGACCCCGCGATCAAGCTGGAAGTCGTCGAGCTGATGGATTCCGGTGCCGCGGAGAGTTCCAACCCGTGGAACAACGCCGGTACCGGTCACGCCGGCCTGTGCGAGCTGAACTACACGCCGCAGGCTGCCGATGGCACCGTCGACATCAAGAAAGCCGTGCACATCAACACCCAGTTCGAGGTGTCGAAGCAGTTCTGGTCGTACCTGACCAAGAAAGGCACGTTCGGCTCGTGCAAATCGTTCATCAGCCCGGTGCCACACCTGAGCTTCGTGCAGAACGACAGCGGCGTGTCCTTCCTCAAGGAACGCTTCAAGGTGTTGAGCAAGCACCACGCCTTCTCGGACATGGAATACACCGAAGACAAGGCCACCATGGCCGAGTGGATGCCGCTGATGATGCCGGGCCGTCCGGCCGACGAAGTTGTCGCCGCCACCCGTGTGATCAATGGCACCGACGTCAACTTCGGCGCCCTGACCAATCAACTGCTCAAGCATCTGACCAGCGCACCCGATGCCCAGGTCAAGTACTGCAAGCGCGTGACCGGCCTGAAGCGCAACAACGGCGGCTGGACCGTCAGCATCAAGGACGTCAACAGCGGTAGCACCCGTGAAGTCGACGCCAAGTTCGTCTTCCTCGGCGCTGGCGGCGCGGCATTGCCGCTGTTGCAGGCCTCGGGCATCGAGGAAAGCAAAGGCTTCGGCGGTTTCCCGATCAGCGGCCAGTGGCTGCGTTGCGACAACCCGGAAGTGGTCAAGCATCACCAGGCCAAGGTGTACAGCCAGGCTGCCGTGGGTTCGCCACCGATGTCCGTGCCGCACCTGGACACCCGTGTCGTCGAGGGCAAGAAATCCCTGCTGTTCGGGCCATACGCCGGTTTCACCACCAAGTTCCTCAAGCACGGTTCCTTCATGGACCTGCCGCTGTCGGTTCGCGCCAGCAACATCGGCCCGATGCTGTCAGTGGCGAAAAACAACATGGACCTGACCAAGTATCTGGTCAGCGAAGTGATGCAATCGATGGAGCAGCGCCTGGAATCCCTGCGCCGCTTCTACCCGGAAGCGAAAGCCGAAGACTGGCGCCTGGAAGTGGCCGGCCAACGGGTGCAGATCATCAAGAAAGACCCGAAAAAAGGCGGCATCCTGCAGTTCGGTACCGAACTGGTCGCAGCCAAGGACGGCTCCCTTGCCGCCCTGCTCGGCGCTTCGCCAGGCGCATCGGTGACCGTTTCGATCATGCTGGAACTGATCGAAAAATGTTTCCCGAACCAGGCCAAGGGCGAGTGGGCTGCCAAACTGGCAGAAATCTTCCCGGCTCGCGAGAAAGTCCTGGAAACCGACGCTGCGCTGTATCGCAAGATCAACACGCAGAACAACGTTGCCCTGGAACTGGTTGAAGCCAGCAGCGAGACCGAAAGCTACGCTTGA
- a CDS encoding PA4642 family protein encodes MRKDKKQVIGDEIGDEQIKLFLDFEPVDATSPSLHKLIKAYRGLRIDDFERFLTFFVEAGFDVNGKDEHGNDFVALIQDQRNAPEYIGLIEKARG; translated from the coding sequence ATGCGTAAAGATAAGAAACAAGTGATTGGTGACGAGATCGGCGATGAGCAGATCAAGTTGTTCCTCGATTTCGAGCCGGTCGACGCGACTTCTCCGTCCCTGCACAAACTGATCAAGGCCTATCGTGGTCTGCGCATCGACGATTTCGAGCGTTTCCTGACGTTCTTCGTCGAGGCCGGTTTTGACGTCAACGGCAAGGATGAGCACGGCAATGACTTCGTTGCCCTGATCCAGGATCAGCGCAATGCGCCGGAATACATCGGGCTGATCGAAAAGGCTCGCGGCTAA
- a CDS encoding hypoxanthine-guanine phosphoribosyltransferase, giving the protein MSADLEHIRQIMREADCLYTEAEVEAAIARVGAHINDELADSNPVVFCVMNGGLIFAGKLLTHLQFPLEASYLHATRYRSETSGGELFWKAKPEVSFIDRDVLIIDDILDEGHTLGAIIDFCKHAGARKVHTAVLIDKDHDRKARPDLKADFVGLPCIDRYIFGYGMDYKGYWRNANGIFAVKGM; this is encoded by the coding sequence ATGTCCGCTGATCTCGAGCATATCCGTCAAATCATGCGAGAGGCTGACTGCCTGTACACCGAAGCTGAAGTCGAGGCGGCCATCGCCCGCGTCGGTGCACACATCAACGATGAACTGGCGGACAGCAACCCGGTGGTGTTCTGCGTGATGAACGGCGGGCTGATTTTCGCCGGCAAACTGCTCACCCATTTGCAGTTCCCGCTGGAAGCGTCCTACCTGCACGCCACCCGTTATCGCAGCGAAACCAGCGGCGGCGAGCTGTTCTGGAAAGCCAAGCCGGAAGTGTCGTTCATCGACCGTGACGTGCTGATCATCGACGACATCCTCGACGAAGGTCACACCCTGGGCGCGATCATCGACTTCTGCAAACACGCCGGTGCCCGCAAAGTGCACACCGCCGTGCTGATCGACAAGGACCACGACCGCAAGGCCCGTCCGGACCTGAAGGCCGATTTCGTTGGTCTGCCATGCATCGACCGTTACATCTTCGGTTACGGCATGGACTACAAGGGCTACTGGCGCAACGCCAACGGGATTTTTGCCGTTAAAGGCATGTAA
- the upp gene encoding uracil phosphoribosyltransferase, which translates to MPILEIRHPLIRHKLGLMRRADISTKNFRELAQEVGALLTYEATKDLPLESYDIEGWCGTVSVEKIAGKKITVVPILRAGIGMLEGVLSLIPGAKVSAVGVARNEETLQAHTYLEKLVPEINERLAMIIDPMLATGSSMVATIDLLKKAGCRDIRAMVLVAAPEGIAAVEKTHPDVTIYTASIDQKLNEHGYIIPGLGDAGDKIFGTKQKDA; encoded by the coding sequence ATGCCCATCCTCGAGATCCGCCACCCGCTGATCCGTCATAAACTTGGCCTGATGCGCCGCGCAGACATCAGCACCAAGAATTTCCGTGAGCTCGCTCAGGAAGTCGGTGCCCTGCTGACCTATGAAGCCACCAAAGACCTGCCGCTGGAATCCTACGATATCGAAGGCTGGTGCGGCACTGTGTCGGTCGAGAAAATCGCCGGCAAGAAGATTACCGTGGTACCAATCCTGCGTGCAGGTATCGGCATGCTTGAGGGCGTGCTCAGCCTGATCCCGGGCGCCAAGGTCAGCGCCGTGGGCGTTGCCCGCAACGAAGAAACCCTTCAGGCCCACACGTACCTGGAAAAACTGGTCCCGGAAATCAACGAACGCCTGGCGATGATCATCGACCCGATGCTCGCCACCGGCAGTTCCATGGTTGCCACCATCGACCTGCTGAAAAAAGCCGGCTGCCGCGACATCCGCGCCATGGTGCTGGTCGCCGCCCCCGAAGGCATCGCCGCTGTCGAGAAAACGCACCCGGACGTGACCATCTACACCGCTTCCATCGATCAAAAACTCAACGAACACGGTTACATCATCCCGGGCCTGGGCGATGCTGGCGACAAGATCTTCGGCACCAAGCAGAAGGACGCGTGA
- a CDS encoding uracil-xanthine permease family protein, which yields MQQEFNDPLWRTVLSGAQMLFVAFGALVLMPLITGLDPNVALFTAGLGTILFQIVTGRQVPVFLASSFAFITPIILAKGQFGLAATMGGVMAAGFVYTFLGLAVKIKGTGFIDRLLPPVVIGPVIISIGLAMAPIAANMAMGKAGDGSELIHYQTAMLISMPALLTTLIVAVFGKGIFRLVPIISGVLVGFGMAFYFGVVDTAKIAAAPWFAIPHFTAPEFNWQAILFIVPVALAPAIEHIGGVIAVGSVTGRDYLKKPGLHRTLLGDGIATTAAGLFGGPPNTTYAEVTGAVMLTKNYNPKIMTWAAIFAISLAFVGKFGALLQSIPVPVMGGILCLLFGSIAAVGMNTLIRHKIDLGEARNLVIVSVTLVFGIGGVLVGTGTGPDDFGLKGIALCAVVAIALNLILPGNDSWKHKKADEPLI from the coding sequence ATGCAGCAAGAGTTCAACGATCCGCTCTGGCGCACGGTGCTGTCCGGCGCCCAGATGCTGTTCGTGGCCTTCGGCGCCCTGGTGTTGATGCCGCTGATTACCGGCCTCGACCCGAACGTGGCGCTGTTTACCGCAGGTCTGGGGACGATTCTGTTCCAGATCGTCACCGGGCGTCAGGTGCCGGTGTTCCTGGCATCGAGTTTTGCCTTCATCACGCCGATCATTCTCGCCAAGGGCCAGTTCGGCCTCGCCGCGACCATGGGCGGGGTGATGGCGGCCGGTTTCGTCTATACCTTCCTCGGCCTGGCCGTGAAGATTAAAGGCACCGGCTTCATCGATCGCCTGCTGCCTCCGGTAGTGATCGGCCCGGTGATCATCTCCATCGGTCTGGCCATGGCGCCGATTGCCGCCAATATGGCGATGGGCAAGGCGGGTGACGGTAGCGAGCTGATTCATTATCAGACCGCGATGCTGATCTCGATGCCCGCGCTGCTGACGACCCTGATCGTCGCGGTGTTCGGCAAAGGCATTTTCCGCCTGGTGCCGATCATCTCCGGCGTGCTTGTGGGTTTTGGCATGGCGTTCTATTTCGGCGTGGTCGACACGGCGAAGATTGCTGCGGCGCCGTGGTTCGCCATCCCGCACTTCACCGCGCCGGAATTCAACTGGCAGGCGATCCTGTTCATCGTTCCGGTAGCCCTGGCCCCGGCCATTGAGCACATCGGCGGCGTGATCGCCGTGGGTAGCGTGACCGGCCGCGATTACCTGAAGAAGCCCGGCCTGCACCGCACCCTGCTCGGTGACGGCATTGCCACCACCGCAGCCGGTCTGTTCGGCGGTCCGCCCAACACCACCTACGCCGAAGTGACTGGCGCAGTGATGCTGACCAAGAACTACAACCCGAAAATCATGACCTGGGCGGCGATCTTCGCCATCAGCCTGGCGTTCGTCGGCAAGTTCGGCGCGCTGCTGCAAAGCATTCCAGTGCCGGTGATGGGCGGGATTCTGTGCCTGTTGTTCGGTTCGATTGCAGCGGTCGGCATGAATACGCTGATCCGCCACAAGATCGATCTGGGCGAAGCGCGCAATCTGGTGATTGTCTCGGTGACTCTGGTGTTCGGGATTGGCGGTGTGCTGGTCGGCACCGGCACTGGCCCGGACGACTTCGGCCTCAAAGGCATTGCGCTGTGCGCGGTGGTGGCGATTGCACTGAACCTGATCCTGCCGGGCAATGACAGCTGGAAGCACAAGAAGGCGGATGAGCCGCTGATCTAA